A segment of the Triticum urartu cultivar G1812 chromosome 1, Tu2.1, whole genome shotgun sequence genome:
CTCCAATTTTCTCTGATCTCGCCAAGAAGTTCCCAGCTGCTGTTTTCCTCAAGGTCGACGTTGATGAACTGAAGGTAAAGGAACTTATGACTCTGTTTACAGAGTATTGTGGTGCAAATTCAGAGCTGTGTCACTAACAAAGCTTTATTGTTGTATAAACAGCCCATTGCTGAGCAATTCAGCGTCGAGGCCATGCCAACCTTCCTGTTCATGAAGGAAGGAGACGTCAAGGACAGGGTTGTCGGAGCTATCAAGGAGGAGCTGACGACCAAGGTTGGGCTCCACGCGGCTGCCTAGTAATCACCTAGCGGAGTAGTATTCGCCTAAATAAAATTGCCGCTTGAGAAGTAGTGCCTCCAGTGGCACCGGATATGCTGTGTACTGCTTGCTTCTTGTGAGTTTATGGATGATGGTGAATCAAGTGTGACTTTATTCGGTAAATGGTTGATTTCATAAGGAGCTGATATGTCCCAAGTAATTAGCATGTCGAAATGCTATGATACTTGAATCTATGTGGTCTCAAGCCGGTACATTGTTCCCCTCTTCATTCTTGGGCTCACCCGACCTGCTGGGGCTTCCGGCGGCGGAGCTCTAGCCTGGAGCCTCCAAGAAGGCAGTGCAATGCACTGGTTCCTGGTTAATGCTTAGTGGCTTAGTGGAACCTGGCCTTTCTCTGAGTGTAAACTCAAATTCTTCCATTTTGAAAACCACTGACCTCTAGCAGTTGGAACAGGGGAACCAGATATTTCTCCTCAAACTCCTCAAAAATCAATTATAAGCTGAGGATAATCAGAGCAGAAATCAGACAATGGGCTAGGTCTAAATCAAGCTTACAAACTCTACTGGCCAACAGCAAGCATGTGATTCAGTACACTGAAGCAGTGGAAGAAAGAAGGAAGCTGTCAGCACTTGAGTTGGTTTTAACTTTTAAGAGCATACGCCAACAAAGAGGCCCAGCAGCTGATTTTGTGGCAAACTAGCATGTGGAGATGACTGAGCAAAGATCAGAGATTGTATGTTTTGGGAGATTAAAACACGCAATTCTTCTACGCCGCTGCAAATTGTCACTCCAGAAAAAACAGAATTACTCCTGATGAGAGATGACATACAGCACTCTGAGAATTCAGAAAAGCTGACTATCGCTGCGGAGTTCTTCACAAACTTGTTTGGAAAGGACTCATCTCTTCCAGTTATTGATCCCGCAAATCTGTATGATCAACTCGACATTAGTATGTTGGATGAACCTATCTCCTGGGCTGAGATTGTTAATATGCTATCAACAACCTGGGCCTTCCTTTATGTACCCAAAAAATTACGCATGTCATGCTAATGCCAGTAATTCAGAGTGGACAAAAGACTCTGTGGGTGTCTGGCCATCTTTCTTTCTTGGGGAGGAAGATTAATATTGATCAACTCCGTGCTCGGTGCGATTCCAAATCATTTCATGGCATGCTTCTTGTGGCCTAAAGAGTCTTTAAAAAAGCTGGAACAAATCCTGTGAGGTTTTCTTTGGCAAGGAAAGAGTTCTGCAAGTGGAGGACATTGTTTAGTGGCTTGGGGTTCTGTCAAGTTGCCGAAGGCCAATGGAGGGCATTGTTTAGTGGACGAGGGACCCTGAAGCTCACTGTTGAGGATAGTATTTGTGCATGTATATTGTCTTTTGTACATTAGGCCCACCTCTCTAGTTGTTGTATAGATTGAGGTAAAGACCCCACGTTATACTTATATATACCGTGCATATTGCACCGAATCAATACATCATGCAATTCATACATTTAATATGGTATCAGTTTTTAGGTTCTAGACCCTAATCTTCCgctgccgccgtcgccgccgtgcGTCAACCACACCGGCCGCCGTTTTTCCTCTCGCTAATCACGCACTAGCCGCCGCTAATCCTGCCAGCCGCCGCTAGCCCGCCCGCCCGCTGCACTGCCTTCCGCGCTCGCCAGGTCGTCCCGACGCTCGCCAGATCGTCCTGTTCCCTCGTCCTGCCCGCTAGCGACACGCCGCCGCCTCCCGATCCCACGTCCCGAGGCCACCGCTAGTCCTGCTCGCACTAACACCGCGCTACACGCATCACCATCGCTGCTGTAGCTCGCATCGCCTGCCGCGCCACACGCATCGCCAGGTAGACCAAGCCGCTCACATCGTCCCGTTTTCGACATGTCGTCTGTCACTTCCTACGCGTCCACCAACTCCAACCCGTTCGCCAACGCCAACCCCCCGACGTCAACGACATCCGCAAGCTTAACATCTTCGAGCGGGTGCCGGTTCGTCTCTTTTAGGCGGACTCCTCCTATCACTCGTGGAAGACGTACTTTTCCCTCGTGTTTCGAGAGTATCATCTCATGGATCACGTGGATAGCACCGTCGACTCCAGCCTCGTTCCCGAGTTTCATGACTGGTCCACCATCGACATCACAATCATCCGCTGGTTTTTCCTCACCATCACGCCCGACCTCTTCCAGACGGTCGTGACGGACGGTGATGATGCCTGCGCCGTGTGGACCAAGCTGAACTGGCTCTTCACCGACAACAAGCTCCAGCGTCGCGTTTTTCTGCAGCAAGAGTTCTTTGGGTGTCATCAGGACAACACCTTCATCGACGACTATTGTCGTCGCCTTAAGACTCTCGCCGACGAGCTTCGCGATATCGGCGCCAAGGTCGATGATGACCTCCTCCTCAGCACGCTCACCGCCGGGCTCAACAAGGACTTCGGCAACGCCGCGGGGAACCTCAGCCTCATCCCCAAGCCGTCCTTCGCCAAGTTCCTTGCATACCTCCGCCTGCAGGAGCAGCGGATGCAGAAGGTGAAGACGCGCGCCATCCACATCGCCCTTGCCGCCGGCACCACTCGCGGCGGGCCTCCGGCGCCTCCCGCTGCCCCGACACCCCAGCAGCGTCATCAGGCGCCCTTCCCGGCGCCCCAGCAGCCGGGGCTCCTGCCACTGTCGTACGTCCCACCCGCGCCCCCTGCTCCTCCCGCTGAAAAGCGCCGCGGGGgtcggcgtggtggccgccgcggtggtcagcagcagcagcaacagttcCAGGCGCCGCCGCAGCTCCAGGTGCCGCCCCCATGGGCCTCCGGCTACAACCCCTGGACCGGTGTTGTCCATGCGTACACCATGCCGGTTCCACGGGCTCCTGCACCGACGCTTCATGTGCCGCGCCCACCGGCGCACCAGGCGTACTACGCGGCTCCGCAGCCGTACGGAGGATACCCA
Coding sequences within it:
- the LOC125523969 gene encoding thioredoxin H-type; its protein translation is MAAAATATTTAAATAAAVGPGEVISVHSLEQWTMQIEEANAAKKLVVIDFTASWCGPCRIMAPIFSDLAKKFPAAVFLKVDVDELKPIAEQFSVEAMPTFLFMKEGDVKDRVVGAIKEELTTKVGLHAAA